The Apostichopus japonicus isolate 1M-3 chromosome 1, ASM3797524v1, whole genome shotgun sequence DNA segment CCTTAGGCCAACTACATTttatgaactactgtacataggcctTTCTTTGGATAAACCTActgatatttgtaccattcaatgAACATACTGAACAATGTCCTATAACTGAACTAGGttaagggcgggggggggggagggggatgggaggtAGTGATGGGTGGTTGATTacttaactgtacatattagttatttctggaaatattgtaacactcttactactaagtgaaacctataaagtacatttatatatcaatattgagtaatgaatgtgttcctcatatagtctactgatcaaTTGGCTATAGGCCACTAGTGAAGTCTTAAGTAAGTATTATAAAATTAGattcagccactaacagcattagtaaagagtatgtggcaaagcttcacaccacacaatatggtgtgtgctgccttcacaccctCACTATTACCAGTTAAATGACATTTCCTTAGGCCAACTACACtatatgaactactgtacataggcctTTCTTTGGATAAACCTActgatatttgtaccattcaatgAACATACTGAACAATGTCCTATAACTGAACTAGgttaagggtggggggggggtgggaggttgtGATGGGTGGTTGATTGcttaactgtacatattagggatatttctggaaatattgtaacactcttactactaagtgaaacctataaagtacatttatatatattataaaataagattcagccactaacagcaaTATTAAACAgaatgtggcaaagcttcacaccacacaatatggtgtgtgctgtcTTCAAACCTTCACTTATTCCAGTCACCTTAGGCAAACCATGTTAGGTTTTTAAAAGATACTTTTTTGGGATAGGCCTGCTGACACTTGCATTATCCAATGACCCTACATTAACCTATTCTTAGGGTTATAACTTAAGAGGGAAGGGGGATTTTGGTGGTGGACTGCTGACATATATGTgaccaaatgaaatgaaagccaATTATCCTGACACCACACAAGATGGTATGTGCTGTCTTAATAAAATGGGTCATATGCAAATGAACATAATCATAAGGAATCAAGAATTTAAAATTAGTGGTTTTCATAAAATGCCACCAATTGGTGAGCTTTCCTCCACTTCATAAACCCATCCATAAGTTTATCCtccttaatattttgttttttaatattacaaataCACTTTGTGTTGGAAGATGTGTCATCACCTGTACTTTCACTAGGCACTGTTTCTGTGCTGGCAGTTGTATCCTGCCCATCACTTTGTTGGCTTTCCGAGCACTGGCTACTACTGGGAAATGAAGGAAATGGAGAAGAAGGACATTGATCATCCAAGTTGGTCTTTGCCATCCATGACAGAACCTTTCTGTCGCAGCCTACTTCTTCAGAAGCAAAGGGTctacttttaattttcttcaatCGCCTTGTTTTGCTCCTTCTTTTCACTTTCTCCTTCCCTCTTTTTCGGGCCATTGCAGTTctacaagaaaaacaagcaataaatgAACTGAGGGCTTAGATAATAGTTTGTGACTTAACATTTGCATTCAAAGTTGTCTGTTATTATATGAGCCAATTCATTTTGGTTggtagaggtggggggggggggggtaaatgattTTCCTATTGTGGTCACCTGGGCCATGTGCATGCATCAAaactgtattggccccaaacatgccacatattcaaatatggtcaactTTGGCCAATTTACCTCACTGAGGCATTTAGTCACCATGAGTGTTCATTGAGAATGTCTGAGAAGAATTTGTTAAGTATTGTAAAGACCTCGAGATAAGTTTAAGTGACTGATACAGCAATTTATTGAGTTATAGAAAAAAACCACtgtaatttatttgttattccttTTTTGTGGGGTTATTACTACCCAATGTGCTTGGGAGACAATGCTACAATTAATGGAAATAAGtgtatttataaatgtataaGATGTGCAGGGCGAGTGATTAGTGAGGTACAGGAGGGACTGTGTGTACCTTTGGACTGACAGTAGTCCCCATCCATGTCCAGATTATGTGGCAAGTAATTCAATGCAGTAGTAGGCCCAGTCAGCCTTCTATGACCTAAACCTGCtatcattttatctttcattctctGGCTATTAAAACTCATAATATTAAATTGCTTTTTCTGTACAGCCTGCTGCAATTGTGGTGTTGTGTTTTCTTCCATGTTATGTTTTATCAAGTTCTTTTTAAAGTAGTGTTTGAAAAATTCTactaattttttgttgtttgtgtaggcctacttatttGTAACTGCCCTGTGTAATTTACTTAAGAATCATGATACATTGTCTTTGTTGCAGGTGGACAATTTCTATATTCTTGTGAACGAAGTCAATTTATCTCCTATGCCTAGCCTTGGCTGATTACATGCCACAATTTGGTACAAGGATGGTGTTTTGATTTCTTGTTTCAGACACCACTGCAAAGGCACCCAATTTCAAGCGAATAGCGGCTTTGCTTAGGCTCTGTCTTGTTTATAGCCTAGGTAGACTAGGTCTTGTtctagcctagtactactattactagttaGACTTAAGTACACTAGGCTAGGCCTGGTACTAGTAGTATAGCAGTAATTAGtaagtagtactagtactactactattactaggcCTAATACTAGTTAGACTTAAGTAcactaggctagtactagtagtagtattagtaagtagcctagtactactatTTCTAAGCCAActatacatttaaattaaagaacAAGTTAAGCATATACTTTAGTACTTACTTCAAAAGGTTCATCGAAAGTACATCAAAGGCTTCCAGAAGATAACTTAGATGTGTAGGTTATCATCTTAGACTCGTACGTATTGTCAAAACCCTTACATAACCGACAACGTACATGTAATAGGCCCACCTTTATACTATAGAAACTCTCAAACTAGTCTAGCGTGAGGCTAAGATTACCTAGCATTGTACTAGCTTAGGCCTAACACTAGTTATATTACGGCTATGCTTAGCCTAAGTTCGGCAAACCTGAAACGAAACAAACATTGGAGGGATGTGAAACAGGCCTATGTTTCATAGCCTAGTACTCACCTCTTCAACCAAATCAGTCTCTTCTGTAGCCTAATTCTACTTGAACAATAAGCCGAGACAAAAAAATAAGGGAATTTATATACAATTTGAACTCGCTACAGAACGAAGTCTTCAGAcctgtacattttttttacagcgCTGTAGTGTGTAGATTCACGATCACTTTCACCGGGTTTTCGCAAGTAGCGCCTGAACTGAAATGCGCGGGCTTTTCTCCTGGGGAGGATGTACGCTCAGGGATCGGCACGATTTGAAAGTTCAGATCGGAATTAAACTTCTCAAACTTGTCTATTTCGATGAATATTGCAACAAATTGGAAAATTCAACCACTAAATTGGGTATAAATAATCCAGCTAAGACTTTTATTACAGTAAAACAATCATCAAACGTAAAAATTACATCTTATTTGGCTGCATGGCTAAGGGAAACCAGGCTACTTGAAAGGAAAATAGTTACGTAATATACAAGCTTATAttccaaactaataaccttgaatggTACAGAAACTGCCAGTGTCCAAAAGTGAACGTCCGTGCTACTAAAGGGCGGATTCTCACAtgtcgtttctaatacttaaaagtTTCTAATGAAAGCAAGAGACCATATGAGagggcggcaaaagcaaactgccgtcaTCGGGGATCGAACCCAGGAGCCAAAATACGTCTCACTCTTCAGATGgagacaagggcggcggaagcacttttaatctgggggggggggggggcaccgacgtcgaagggcactttgcagaaatttgattggactgatgcagcctgatatttagtaccctttatattgtattatcttatttgcgtatacacatcactccatcaacgccccccccccccctaccctctAGGAAAAAATgaatactagcactgcaatatccaatgtgcaaattgggaaacaaggaacaagttttctttcgagacaaaatgaggtgaaatcattataaagtccatgCACACgagatcgatacatgcatgaatgctaatgaaatatgtcaaatacgaaaggatggggtaggttatgggatattaaaactatactaaTTATTCATAGTATAGGCTATAAATAGCTTCTGCTTATTaaaaagtcacaatgtaatatagcaatgcattttcgGAAAtgcaatataatttttttttaaattgaatatgcataatgtcACTCACCAGAGTGTTAGAAGCAGTTGCGAAGCTATATGGGTATTGATCagggggtcgagaatggtctgcaggggcgctttcgacactatctaagcggagcgccaccacatgttggcgcggagcgtgcagacattttttgagtaaagatactccctagatcgccggaaatgaccctttccgggccttgctaatttgcagataaacgaagaataaataggtgtcatcgccattttgtcagaaaattacaccacaAAACGTGacaatgtcaataggtagatgcgagcgcaataaaaaagtcaatcatagcgaataagtaaaagtggtaaaaagctgaaaagagcacaggcagtccatttgagtccgtcagggtggGGCATCCGCACCCCtgatatatggacgctccgccactggttacaagccttgtggtagtaaacatttaaaacttcccgaattatttcattcgacgtgggtttcgctttgtactCTTTAGCGATGTCCCGTATAACTAATCCGTCCGTTCTTCCTTATGGACATCAAGCATTAGCATATTATTATACCGTTTTTCACCAATTGTGCTCAGCAAGTTTGTCTTTGTCCGGCGTTGTA contains these protein-coding regions:
- the LOC139967983 gene encoding uncharacterized protein; translation: MNLLKTAMARKRGKEKVKRRSKTRRLKKIKSRPFASEEVGCDRKVLSWMAKTNLDDQCPSSPFPSFPSSSQCSESQQSDGQDTTASTETVPSESTELTVGLEKNREGESKKGAKLSKSRNKVDAPLLKK